Proteins from one Macrobrachium rosenbergii isolate ZJJX-2024 chromosome 14, ASM4041242v1, whole genome shotgun sequence genomic window:
- the LOC136845481 gene encoding uncharacterized protein encodes MHHAVPLPPGFLATFARPGPSYMVTSTLPYVTDPAPVADPGPISTMVPASRFSIQPGTSSFPLPIPSTLVRPGLAAQAPPVPAFLAPPTFIPGQHAVAPAQVSAGPSTTVSTRDAPSAAASPPVPESSAAPAWYGDLTAILKKMVKKKKKRSRKVPSSSSSSSSSSLSAASSSSPTEASRPKKKKSASPRPEKSRTETSKGLPPSTGKAVGSLVGSSRSTDQGTAALTSGSVASGAKGVQTKVCTPPAVPKKIPASKASESTSDTRTRVAPSTWVSKETQVPQADTGETSRRTDPALPAGTPGSAKSGSWDYALAPQGRTPGETEKRSPAQSSREDTALKKTGACPEDSASSCQPDARSTPPSPRPRPHSQPGLGEVSMRFGSHEPLRSPRETALPRQKHSP; translated from the coding sequence ATGCATCATGCAGTACCGCTGCCACCTGGGTTCCTGGCCACGTTTGCGCGACcaggcccctcctacatggtgacgtcaacTCTTCCATATGTGACTGATCCTGCtcccgttgctgaccctggcccgaTTTCAACTATGGTTCCGGCTTCTCGCTTCTCGATCCAACCTGGCACTTCGTCTTTTCCTCTCCCCATACCTTCGACTCTGGTGCGTCCTGGCCTGGCTGCCCAAGCACCACCCGTGCCTGCATTCCTGGCCCCGCCTACTTTCATTCCTGGCCAACATGCGGTTGCTCCTGCCCAGGTaagtgctggcccgagcaccaCAGTCTCTACCCGGGATgcgccttctgctgcagcctctCCTCCTGTTCCTGAGTCTTCGGCTGCGCCTGCTTGGTATGGGGACCTGACAGCGATACTGaagaagatggtgaagaagaagaagaagaggtctagaaAGGTGCCatcatcttcgtcttcgtcttcgtcatcatctttgtctgctgcctcttcttcttctcctaccgAGGCTTCacggccgaagaagaagaagtctgcctctccccgCCCTGAGAAGTCTCGCACCGAGACTtccaagggactgcctccttccacagggaaggcagtgggatctctcgtcggctcttcccgatccacggatcagggaaccgctgccctgaCTTCTGGGTCAGTggcatcgggagccaagggcgtgcagaccaaggtctgcaCTCCCCCCGCCGTGCCTAAGAAAattcctgcttctaaggccagcgagtccacATCAGACACTCGTacgcgagttgctccgagtacctgggtctccaaggagacccaggtaccccaggctgatacgggagaaacttctcgccgtacagacccAGCTCTTCCTGCAGGCACTCCTgggagtgccaagtcaggttcttGGGATTACGCTTTGGCCCCTCAGGGCCGAACACCAGGAGAGacggagaagaggtcccctgctcagtcttcccgagaggatACGGCCTTGAAGAAGACGGGGGCatgtccagaggacagcgcaagctcgtgCCAGCCAGACgcgcgctcgactcctcccagtccccggccacgcccACACAGCCAGCCTGGCTTGGGCGAAGTGAGCATGCGATTTGGCTCAcacgagccgctccgctctcctcgggagactgctTTGCCTAGGCAAAAGCACTCTCCTTGA